The genomic region ACGGTCCAAGTTACCGACACGGTCATCATTTCTGACTAGGTAACCAGATCAGGTTACTTTAAATCAAATATAGTaaagtacacgaatggtccctgtggtttaccaaaattttgaattttgtccctagcttttcaaaagtacacccGATGGTCcgtgtggtttgcactttgtaacgcatttagtccccaactttttcctAAAGTACatgaatggtccctgtggtttgcactttgtaacgcattcagtccctaacttggacatgctaaaaccttccaatttgttggctggggactaaatgcgttacaaagtgcaaaccacactgtgtacttttggaaagcgaGGGACcatatccaaaattttggtaaaccacagggaccatccgtgtactttactcaatCAAATATTTGGAAAGTTgaatgtttctttttttttttgtggttaaaATCTCGTGTAAGTCGTTAAATTAGAGTGAAATGCAATTTTCCCTTGATATTAAAATCAGAAAGGCTTGATAACTGAATGCTTTTGTAAATGGCAGCTACGTTATTGAGATTATACAGAAACAGAAGAAGTGATGGTGCTTCTATACGTTTGAAAGATTATGGAAATTATAAACTGGCGGCATCTGACGGCTTGTCCCATTTTGCCGCCAAGGAGTTGACCAGGGACCATCATCCCGACAGGGTTGACGAACGGTCTCGAGTAGAAGAGGCTGGTGGTTATGTCCTTGAATGGGGCGGTGTATCCCGAGTCAATGGTCATTTGGCTGTTTCACGTGCTATTGGTGATTTGCCCTTTAAAaggtgagttttttttttttttttttttttttttttttgatgactATTGAACCCGTATATTATTGTTgctttttttttattaatgtaTTATGAAAGTACTTGAAGTTATTACAAACTTTGATCTGATTAATTGTATTTTGGTGTTTTCACTCATACAAAGGAAACTAActtttaaaagttttgttgaaaATCTTAATactttaaaaacaaaaaaaaaataaaacttttttgTGATTTAGTGTTTCTGTCTTAGGTAACCATCTTTGTTTTCACCCATAAAAAGGTAACCAACTTTAAaaatgagtaaaatgccattttcgtccctgaggtttgaccactttgcgactttcgtccaaaggtttgttttttccgcACCTTGATCCAAAAGGTTtcaaatcttgccattttcatccgacttgttaactccatccgttTTCTAACGttagtcaggggtatttttgtctttttagacattttttttgTGATGATTAAAGGGTTTGGGTGGGGAGACAATCAACAGAGGTGGATCTTTATTTCTTAtagtgttttttattttaataaaaatgtctaaaaagacggaAACGGCCCtcatttaacggagaaaaatggatggagttaacgagtcggatgaaaatggcaagattccaaaccttttggatccagatgcggaaaaacaaacctttggacgaaagtcgcaaaagtggtcAAACctcgaaaatggcattttactctttaaaaattatgattttaggTAATTTGACCTGCTTACTTGGTCAAAATGATGATGTGGCAGCTGATCTTTAATTTTCATTGTTTTGCATCAGCTTTGGTGTTATATCTGTTCCTGAGGTGACAGACTGGCAACCTCTGACAGCTAACGATAGTTATTTGGTGGCTGCATCTGACGGTGTTCTTGAAAAGCTGGGCCCACAGGATGTCTGTGATCTATTCTGGGAATTAGATACTCATGCCCCCCTTGAATTACATTACAGTCCTTCATGTTCATACTCATTAGCCGATTGCATTGTGGATACTGCTCTTGAAAAAGGCAGTATGGATAATGTGGCAGCTGTTGTCGTTCCGTTTGGGTTGGAACCTCTGCCTACTGAACGATCCCGAGAAGTTGGACTGCAGAATTATGTGGAGGGAGAATCTGGTAATTTTACTATTTTCactttttttcaatttttattatACATCCGGCGTTGGTGAATGGTTCAAGTTAAAAACCATTTGTAATTATTTTCGGTACATGTTATAACGGGTTGGGTTGACTGGAAACACATTTTGTCTAATTATGGGTAAGTTATATGATCACAAAAAATATATTAGTacaataatttttatttttcaagtAAAATTAACTAGTAGGTTGTATGAGTTAATATTACACTTTGTGCAACATTCCGCCTATTTGCTCCAATAGGGATGAAACATAACATGAATCgacccattcataagtaaatggGTTAAATTGCGTGATGCGCCCGATGCGTTTGGTCCAAAAATCTGATGCACGATGCGAGCGCATCACGTATGCAATGCGCTCTTTataaaaaatactaaaataatatttatacataaGAACATATAAAAACATACTTAAACTAAAAAAATGACGTAATAAGAAGATAAGACTTTGTGCTTTTTGGTTCAAATCAAGCATACTAAGCTATTAATTATTGAAAAAACCCAACCCATTTCATAAAATCtgaaaaacataacacacaatgTTGCGTGCATCGGAGTTCATTATGCGAAATTGGCGCAATATTCTCGCATCACGTAAACGCAACACATCAGCTGTAGTGGTGCTCTCATCAGTGCATCGGTTGCATAATGCGCACATTATAAAACCAAACCTCACCGCAATTCTTTTATGTGCTACGATAGATTTTTATCCCCACGTGTTACATTGTTATATGGAATTTCCAGTTTCTTATTCCAATTATTCTTTGTAGGGTCGGAGAATGGTGAATCAGTTATTGACAAGTTTGGACGTTTATTGGTAAGGTTATATCTTTTGTGTTATTTGGTTCTAATCCAGTCCTATAAAGACACTATCATGGCAATTTCTAATATTTAGCAAGCCCCTTCTGTTTCGAACTCTATTATTAAGTATTAGTTATGCTACCAACTTCTGTAGTAATGGCTAGTTCTTTGTTGAAATAACATGAAGATTTGGAATTTGTTGTGACTATTTTGACCCGTCTACTTATGAATGGGTCAATTCAAGTCATGTTTAATCTTTAACTGGTCTAGCTATTAGTAAATTTTAATGATTTTGGACAAAAGTGTGTTACGTCACCCCCGCGTGGCCAGAACAAAAGGCGCCCATTTTGCCACTTCTATCTAGAACTTCATTTGAGAAAGGAATAAGCTGATAATATCCAAATAAGGATTGCGAATCTTTTTTTTGTCAAAATAGATTTATAAGGCCAACTTTATGAATGATTCATATCAGTGATTATTGATTAATATGAATcatgataattttttttttttttttttttttttttttttttttttaactttgcaCTAGGTTGAAGGAAAGCATGACACTTACGGATATTTCTATCTATCGGAGAGTCTAAATGAAAACGATGACTCCACGTTCTGGATTTCAAAGGATGAGCAGGATTCGATACATGGTTCACTGCAAGCCTTACCTGACATACCTAATCATAATCATGGTTAGTCCAGTTCCTTTAAATAAGTTCCTTGAACTATAACCGTGGATGCTATAATCAGTTTATAATTTCTTATGTAAAATCAGGTGGACCTTTAAATTTGTACCGTGAACAGATGATGTGTTTACACTTTGGGAGGTCTAGTGCCGGAGATAGAGATCAGTGCATTAATCCCGAGGGTCTCGCAAGTTTTTTGGGTTTCTTAGGATCACTCCCGACACATAATCATGAATCTTTTGAGCGTGCCACTCCTAACACAAGGTTtctattttatattttttgttcTTATTAGATTTTCTTCTGAACAGAAAATGTCCACTGCATGCTGATGCTGGGATCTAACCCTTTGTTTCTCGCATGCAAAAAAAGTTGTATAATTGATGCTCTTTTATGTTTTTTCATGATTATCTAAtcttttgagtaaaatgccattttcgtccctgaggtttggccagttttgcgactttcatccaaaggtttgttttttctgcatctggatccaaaaggtttgaaatcttgtcattttcatccggttCGTTAACTCTAAcaatttttctccattaagtcaggggTGTTTTTCGTGTTTTTACctatattatttttgttttttatttagtaagggtattttgaaaatacttgtacataaagtgaaaaagaccgaattaccctttaagttaacaaaaaagacggaaatacccttgacttaacggagaaaaatggatggagttaatgagccggatgaaaatggcaagacttcaaaccttttggatccagatgcggaaaaacaatcctttagacgaaagtcgcaaaactggccaaacctcagggacgaaaatggcattttacggCTCTTTTCAACAGTTTGTGGTTGACAATATTTTTTAAATAACTTCTTCTAGGTATATACTGAAAAAAAGATTTGACCGTGGATCATATGGAGAAGTTTGGGTGGCGTTTCATTCGAATTATCTCCGACAAAGCAACGATACAGAACAACATGCGAAAAACAAATTTCAATTTCATAGCACTCATCTCGGCACTGAAAATGGAACTTCCGGTCCTTCAGATAATAACATTTTCATTTTAAAGCGTATAATGGTAACCCAATTTACTTCTATaaattaggggtgcaaacgagccgagccgagcccgagcttgaccaggctcgagctcgagctcgattaacttatgtgagctcgggctcgagctcggctcgattcgagctttgttttcaaggctcgagcttggctcgtttgtattttctcaagctcggctcgggctcggctcgtttattatctattaattaatatattaaataaaaataatatatatattagactttttaggctcgcgagctcgataagtgaagcttgggctcgggctcgtttactaaataagcttatttttaggttcgaggtcggcttgtaaacacgtttgaataagctcggctcgactcggctcgtttacactaaggctcgacgagcctaacgagcttcacatgcgaggctcgagctcgggctcgggctcgataagcaaacgagctttattttaggctcaagctcggctcgggctcgataaggctcggctcgtttcgagctttttctcgagccgatctcgagtagctcgcgagccgctcggctcgtttgcacccctacttcTATTCGATTCATTTGTTTTTTGATGATTTCAGAATTAATGAAATGTCATAAACTGAAAACAGGTAGAAAAGGGTAACACAGTTTACTTAAGCGGTATACGCGAGAAGTATTTCGGTGAACTTTTTCTAAACGCGTCTTCATATTTGGGTGGTACATTATCAGTAACGGATTCATACCCATACCCCTACCCCTACCCACACCCTTATAATCTGCTAAGAATGGATGAATCGGTTACTCCGGAGCATATACCGTCAAGAAAGAACAGACAGCCGCAGGTTGCTTATGAAGAAGGGCTGAAGCATATTGCAAGATATATCGAGTCTTTTGAGTCAAAGTCCAGTGAGATATGGCTTGTGTTTCGCCATGAAGGTGTTTCTTTATCGAAACTTTTGTATACTGCAGACGATATTGGAAGTAGTGATGGCGAAACAAATGATAGTGATGATCACGTTAAACATGTTCGTATACTACATCCATCGAAATGGTGGCGGTGGTTGAAGACCACAAAAGCGGGCCAAGAGGAAATGAAAAATCTTATATGGCAGTTGGTATGTTTGCTAATTGTTGTTAAAGATTTTTGATCAATAAAATTAGATTGTAATTGAAGTAGTTTAgttatttttagggtaaattactttttgagtccctgtgttttagtggttttaactagttgagtccaaaagcaaaaagtttaacgacccgagcccctataagcattttcattaaccatttgagtccataTTTttaccttttgagtccaattttttggactcaaatcgttataaaatgaacaaaattggactcaaaacgttataaaataaatggctagggactcagggcgttaaactttttgattttggactcaagtggttaaaaccactaaaacacagggactcaaaaagtaatttactcttatttttatCGTTGTTGCAAGGTTTTAGCTTGTGCGTTCTAAATTATTTACTGATCCAAAATTTTACACGTTTTCTTATTTTCGTCAGTTGTCGGCACTTAAAGCTTGTCATGACCGTAACATCACCCACAGGGATATTAAACCCGGTGAGAATATTACTGTCAATGCATTTTCTTTATCCTTTTCATTTTATTCACATGacttctaatttttattttttttaacctgAATTATTGCTATTACATCTTATGGTATAATACTTTAATTTATGTTTCTTTTAGTGTATGTTCTGACTTAGAAtgccttgtttttttttttttttgcaagaaaATATGATCGTTTGCTTTGAAGATCGTGATTCTGGAAGATGCCTAAAAGGAAGCCCTAGTGGAAATGAAACGTATATCACTAAAATGTATTTCACAGTAACTCATATTTCTTATATGTTGACTTTGACCCATGGTATATGATGACGTTTATAATCTAATCGTTTGTTCTTTCTCCTTGTGGTCACAAGGCGCATTATTGACTTCGGTAGTGCAATGGATGAATTTACCATAAAGCATTTATACGGGGCTGCTGGACCCTCTAGGTATTCTTATTTTACCTTGTTCTTGTGgcattttaattttgttttacGTCGTTTTATGGAGAaattgtattattttttttttaatctttgttaATTGTTAGGGATGAACAAACTTACGAGTACATGCCTCCAGAAGCTTTTCTAAATGCTACTTGGTATCATGGGCCATCAAGCATAACTACAAAGTATGCCTCTTATATCTCATCATTGCGAAAATTACACGTGGCAATTTCGACCCATTTAATTAGTAAATGGGTCGACTTGGATTACGTTTTATTTAAAATGTGAAAATGGTTAATGTATAGACGTTGATCTATTTGTGAAAATTTCCGAACTTGCAAAATGAGTTCCCtttgtcttgataagtcctatgaaGAAGAAAAGTCCCGATTTCATTTTATTTAAATCGTATGTTGAATTGTTGATAGGTATGACATGTGGAGTATCGGTGTTGTGATCTTAGAGTTGATTATAGGATCGCCAAATGTGTTTCAAATAGATGCTATAACACGTGCTCTTTTGGATCAACATCTTGAAGGTTGGAATGATGGATTGAAGGAGCTTGCTTATAAGTAAGTTCTATCTAGCACAAATAAACTTAACATATAACAAATAAATTAAACTTATAAGTTTTTATTTTATGGTCAAAGAGGTAACATGAATTATAAAGTTAGCTAAAACGGAAAACGTTCAAAAGGGGGGTTGGAAGTCGTTCAATATATTTTAGTGAAGAGTAAGTACACAGATGGtcgatggtccctgtggtttaccaaaattatGGATTTGGTCCCTAACTTTGCACTTTGTAACATATTTAGTCCCCCGCTTTTCCCTAAAGTACATgcatggtccatgtggtttgaactttgtaacgcatttagtccctaacttggacatgctaaaaccttttGATTTGTTGGCTCACCTTTTTGAATTGATATGGattttgtaatcatatttgacACACACAATTATATATAGAAAAATCAGAAGTTtggaaaaaaagtttttttttttgggtcaGGATGACATGTACAAACGTCATCTTTTTGACCCTTTATCTGCATCGCTCGTTTTTCCAAATGTTGGATATGTTTTTGCACTTTCTTGTTAAGCTTGACAGTTGGTTATCTGCTGAGATGGCAGGCTAAGGTCATTTATGGAATTATGCATTTTGCTTCCCGGAAGTTCCTCAAAACATCTTTATAGTTGGGGTCATAATGGGAAGGTTAGTTGATCCTTTATTTTTGGAACTTAACACTGTCTACACGCATTTCGAAAAAAAAAGTCAATAAAGTTGTGTACTAATTACATTTTGGATTTAGAGCTCGGGTTCACCAGCGTCATGGAAATGCTCTGAAGAATTTTTTGCGAGTCAGATTAAGAGCAGAGATCCTCTTAAAATAGGGTTTGTTCGGGTCCCAGAACCTTATCATGATTCATAATATAACTACAGATGTTTAAGCGTTTAACAATGGCTACTCACATTATGGTTTTCTTCTTTCTTGTTTGTTCGTTTCCTAAGCAGGTTTCCAAACGTTTGGGCTTTGAGATTAGTACGCCAACTATTAGTTTGGGATCCAGTAAGTTAATAGAAAGAAAGGTTTATTAATATCAAAAGTTAAGAATGCTAACAGTTTTAATAAGCAATCTTAAAACACCACTTTTTTGTATATGTGTTTATATTGGAATTTCACTACGATAATTGTAAAAAAATTGAACTGCAGGAGGATCGATTGACTGTTGATGATGCTTTGAGGCATCCTTATTTTACGCACCATACAACACAATGATTAACACGATGTTTAACAGGTACTGTTTTCCGCTCATCACTATATTCATTGCTTTCATTATAGTTAGCAAGATAGGCGGCTAATTCATTACAGAACCAGTTTTAAATAGAGAATTGTGTGATCCGCTTGGACTGCTTAATGCATTTGTTTAAAATGTGATCGCCTACTCTAGTCACGTTCCAACTCTCATTATATATGTCAAGCACTATGTAGAGGTGCATTATGCGGTTCTTTACTTAAATTTAATTGGTTCTGTAAGGAATGCATCTCTCTATATATGTGTAATTTCATAAAACCAAATATGATTAAAAACTATGATTAAAATAGTTAAATGAGGAATACAATTTAGGAAGTTGTGAACATTTGAATATACTTGAAAATTTTAGCTCTTTCtttattatttacttatttattctCTTATTTTGTTTCCAGGTTCATGGTTTAAGAGGCAAACATGTcacatatagatagatatagaccACGTTTTCTTTCCCCCCGTTGTAAATGTTTGTTTCATACGTTCTGTATATAATGTATATATCAAGGCACGTGATTTGTGTACGAAATGTACTTTTCTGGTGAAGTGGTACAAAATTTGGTTTAAATTCTCACTTAGGTTGATAAAGTGATGATTTATACTGAGCCAAGAAAGTAAAAACCGGTTATGTAATCGCGAGGCTTATTGATGATGtgatctatatattaaaaaaaattaataaaaatgttGTCTCTTAGCTTTTGTCACGCATTCTTCATGTTTTTGTGTTATAATCATATGTTCCCTGGATTTTGTTTAACCACTTCGTGTTTGACTCGCAATGTATAAGAGGATACTTTAGTTGTTCGACAATTACCATGGGAAAGCCATCTTCGAAGCGGTTATCCCAACAGCGTGGCGGTTGTGAGCCTCACTTTGTTCATGTTTTCGTCTACCATAAAAGGTCCAACATGATTTAGtgttcaattatatatatatatatatggaacccattaagtctaaccaaCTTTTAGGATAATCTTAGCCATCTAAACTCATCAACTTTTGATCTTGACCCTTTAAACTCAAATAAAAAACTGTAATACTGGCAGTTCAAGGAAGTTAGACTTTCTCTCCTAAAAAAATAGGAAGTTTTGAACGGTTTTCTGATTTAATCTCTCCCACGTCGTCTCCTCCCCACGTTCCTGAACTTCCTTTTAAAGAGACTGATGTATCTCAAACATACATTTTCCCCCATTCCCCTCCATCGCTCTCTATCCAATTGCGTCCTTTTCCGTTAACATCCCCTTCCAAACAAACCCCGAGTCTACAACACAAATATCTCACCGGAAAGTGACGTAATTGCCGGCGATATGATACGAGCGGTTATTGTAATTAACGATCAAGTCAAGCCTCGCCTTGTCAAACCTCGAGTCCACAACACAAATATCTCACCGGAAAGTGACGTAATCGCCGGCGATGATACGAGCGGTTATTGTAATTAACGATCAAGGCAAGCCTCGCCTTGTCAAATTCTACGACTATCAGGTTCTTCAATTCTCTTTCATCTCCACATCTATACAAACCGCAACAATCAGTTGTTATTGTATACCTAATATCTATCTCTATATCTATAAACTGCCGGATCATCAATTGTGATGTCAAATGCAAGGTTAGCCGGTGGAGAAACAACAGGAAATCATTCGGAACATATACGGAGGTCTGTTTCAGTTTCCGTTGCGATTAACTGCTTAATCTACCATAAAACTTAAGTTTCTGTATTGCTTAATGTATGTTCAGGACTGGCATTAAGCCGGCGCGAGGGCGTATTACAATCAAATTAGGTATTAACCGTCACACGTTAATAGCCTTTTGTATTTAAAATCTCTGTTTTTAGCATCAGTTTTGGCACTATAAAAGCGTTTAGTATATCATAAATGGTTAAAGGAATATGTTGTGCGAAAGAATGCTTCGAAATCTAGAGGGAAATTGGCGCTTTGGTTTTAAGTTTAATGATGTGTAATTTGTATTATGATACACAGGTAGAGATGATGGTTTGAAACACCCAACCTGCTATGAATTCGTGCACAGTTGCCCTAATATAACAACCTTGGCAATAAAAGGATTCAAGTTGCATGGTTACAAGGCCCGTATGCTGGTCAAGGTATGTTTCCGGAACTTTCTTCCCTAATTGGATTTCCTTTTCCTATGAATGTTTTTATATCTTAATATCTGATTATACTTGTGATAAAAGTACATCAAAGTAGATCAAATATCACAGAAGTGAGTATTTCTGCCATATAATTAACATTGTTCGCTCTCTTTTTTATATACAGTAACTTTCTTTTGATAAAGAGCTTGAACTTGTGAATAAGTTCAAGTCTAATGTGTTAATCTATGTTTCAGGGGCTTCGCAAATTGAAAATTGTTGATTTCTCAACGCCTTATTCATTCACGGGTGCCTTTTTGAAGTAAGGAGAACCTTATACTCCAATTACTAAATGATACTTATGAGTTATTTGTCTGTTGGATTAGAGGTGTTTATATGGCccatttacttatgaatgggttAATATGGCCAATTTACCCAACCACATCGACCCGTGCTGATATTAcgtgttttgacccgttaccaaCTTTTTGAGTCCTAACTTGCCTGTTTTTGCCATCTTTAATTGtataatattaattaaaggtTTGGATTACATGAACCTTGGTGCCAATGGTGGTGGAAAACATCTGGAGGTTATGATATTACGAGACTGCATGCATCTCAAAGAAGTATGACTGACCGACCTACATTCTTTCAGTCTCACCTTTCCTACCAAGTTTAAATTCATCAACATAATCCACTTATATTTAAAACATGTGTTCTTGTCAGATTGAAGTTGAGCACTTTACGGGAGCTGTTCTTGCAGGAGAATTCGAgcgtttaagacatcttgtacGTAAAAGATAAATTATTGAGTTACTAT from Helianthus annuus cultivar XRQ/B chromosome 10, HanXRQr2.0-SUNRISE, whole genome shotgun sequence harbors:
- the LOC110884082 gene encoding uncharacterized protein LOC110884082 isoform X1, whose protein sequence is MLQTKPMAKYVFIFTVLGFIICITSGESSTCLALYKEGGAPAVFQSPKCSRWSLPKHDSRRRSTSGRCQSATRQGRRKSHEDRTFCTLDIRIPFPGPNGIRDTSVGIVAVFDGHNGAEASEMASKLLFEYFTLHTFFLLDTAYSFLSKVSKGMLPNKGQHDYASQVLGWDEKLGEYVLHIGRIKFTLSTIFNGDFHLEILKESLLKAIDDIDASFCKEASRYNFHSGSTATVILIADSQILAANVGDSKAFLCSETFQSPPEAKATLLRLYRNRRSDGASIRLKDYGNYKLAASDGLSHFAAKELTRDHHPDRVDERSRVEEAGGYVLEWGGVSRVNGHLAVSRAIGDLPFKSFGVISVPEVTDWQPLTANDSYLVAASDGVLEKLGPQDVCDLFWELDTHAPLELHYSPSCSYSLADCIVDTALEKGSMDNVAAVVVPFGLEPLPTERSREVGLQNYVEGESGSENGESVIDKFGRLLVEGKHDTYGYFYLSESLNENDDSTFWISKDEQDSIHGSLQALPDIPNHNHGGPLNLYREQMMCLHFGRSSAGDRDQCINPEGLASFLGFLGSLPTHNHESFERATPNTRYILKKRFDRGSYGEVWVAFHSNYLRQSNDTEQHAKNKFQFHSTHLGTENGTSGPSDNNIFILKRIMVEKGNTVYLSGIREKYFGELFLNASSYLGGTLSVTDSYPYPYPYPHPYNLLRMDESVTPEHIPSRKNRQPQVAYEEGLKHIARYIESFESKSSEIWLVFRHEGVSLSKLLYTADDIGSSDGETNDSDDHVKHVRILHPSKWWRWLKTTKAGQEEMKNLIWQLLSALKACHDRNITHRDIKPENMIVCFEDRDSGRCLKGSPSGNETYITKMRIIDFGSAMDEFTIKHLYGAAGPSRDEQTYEYMPPEAFLNATWYHGPSSITTKYDMWSIGVVILELIIGSPNVFQIDAITRALLDQHLEGWNDGLKELAYKLRSFMELCILLPGSSSKHLYSWGHNGKSSGSPASWKCSEEFFASQIKSRDPLKIGFPNVWALRLVRQLLVWDPEDRLTVDDALRHPYFTHHTTQ
- the LOC110880808 gene encoding uncharacterized protein LOC110880808, translating into MIRAVIVINDQGKPRLVKFYDYQPVEKQQEIIRNIYGGRDDGLKHPTCYEFVHSCPNITTLAIKGFKLHGYKARMLVKGLRKLKIVDFSTPYSFTGAFLKFGLHEPWCQWWWKTSGGYDITRLHASQRN
- the LOC110884082 gene encoding probable inactive protein kinase At3g63330 isoform X2 encodes the protein MDNVAAVVVPFGLEPLPTERSREVGLQNYVEGESGSENGESVIDKFGRLLVEGKHDTYGYFYLSESLNENDDSTFWISKDEQDSIHGSLQALPDIPNHNHGGPLNLYREQMMCLHFGRSSAGDRDQCINPEGLASFLGFLGSLPTHNHESFERATPNTRYILKKRFDRGSYGEVWVAFHSNYLRQSNDTEQHAKNKFQFHSTHLGTENGTSGPSDNNIFILKRIMVEKGNTVYLSGIREKYFGELFLNASSYLGGTLSVTDSYPYPYPYPHPYNLLRMDESVTPEHIPSRKNRQPQVAYEEGLKHIARYIESFESKSSEIWLVFRHEGVSLSKLLYTADDIGSSDGETNDSDDHVKHVRILHPSKWWRWLKTTKAGQEEMKNLIWQLLSALKACHDRNITHRDIKPENMIVCFEDRDSGRCLKGSPSGNETYITKMRIIDFGSAMDEFTIKHLYGAAGPSRDEQTYEYMPPEAFLNATWYHGPSSITTKYDMWSIGVVILELIIGSPNVFQIDAITRALLDQHLEGWNDGLKELAYKLRSFMELCILLPGSSSKHLYSWGHNGKSSGSPASWKCSEEFFASQIKSRDPLKIGFPNVWALRLVRQLLVWDPEDRLTVDDALRHPYFTHHTTQ